The following are encoded together in the Lactuca sativa cultivar Salinas chromosome 1, Lsat_Salinas_v11, whole genome shotgun sequence genome:
- the LOC111910490 gene encoding UDP-glucose 6-dehydrogenase 5: MVKICCIGAGYVGGPTMAVIALKCPAIEVAVVDISVSRINAWNSDQLPIYEPGLDDVVKSCRGKNLFFSTDVEKHVAEADIIFVSVNTPTKTRGLGAGKAADLTYWESAARMIADVSKSDKIVVEKSTVPVKTAEAIEKILTHNSKGVNYQILSNPEFLAEGTAIEDLFAPDRVLIGGRETPDGQRAIKALKAVYANWVPEERILCTNLWSAELSKLAANAFLAQRISSVNAMSALCEATGADVAEVSHAVGKDTRIGHKFLNASVGFGGSCFQKDILNLVYICECNGLPEVANYWKQVIKVNDYQKSRFVNRIVSSMFNTVSGKKIAVLGFAFKKDTGDTRETPAIDVCKGLLGDKAHLSIYDPQVTEEQIQRDLSMNKFDWDHPVHLQPMSPSSVKQVSVVWDAYEAAKGAHGLCILTEWDEFKNLDYKKIYDSMPKPAFVFDGRNVVNPQKLREIGFIVYSIGKPLDSWLKDMPAVA, encoded by the coding sequence ATGGTGAAGATTTGTTGTATTGGAGCTGGTTATGTTGGAGGTCCAACAATGGCAGTTATTGCCCTCAAATGTCCAGCCATCGAGGTCGCCGTGGTTGACATATCAGTCTCCCGTATCAATGCCTGGAACAGTGATCAGCTCCCGATCTATGAGCCAGGGCTTGATGACGTGGTGAAGTCGTGTCGTGGCAAGAATCTGTTCTTTAGCACTGATGTTGAGAAGCATGTTGCTGAGGCTGACATCATCTTTGTGTCAGTCAACACACCCACAAAAACTCGAGGCCTCGGTGCTGGAAAAGCTGCTGATCTCACCTACTGGGAAAGTGCTGCTCGTATGATCGCTGATGTGTCAAAATCTGACAAGATTGTGGTCGAGAAATCAACGGTTCCCGTGAAAACCGCTGAAGCTATCGAAAAGATCCTCACACACAACAGCAAAGGGGTGAACTACCAGATCTTATCAAACCCCGAGTTTCTCGCTGAGGGAACGGCGATAGAAGACCTTTTTGCCCCTGACCGTGTGTTGATCGGAGGGAGAGAAACCCCGGATGGTCAAAGGGCAATTAAGGCATTAAAAGCTGTTTATGCTAATTGGGTGCCCGAGGAACGGATCCTTTGTACCAATCTTTGGTCGGCCGAGTTGTCCAAGCTGGCCGCCAATGCGTTTTTGGCGCAAAGGATCTCGTCTGTGAACGCCATGTCAGCGCTGTGTGAAGCAACTGGCGCTGACGTGGCAGAGGTGTCCCACGCAGTGGGGAAGGACACCAGGATCGGACACAAGTTCCTGAACGCGAGTGTAGGGTTCGGTGGATCTTGTTTCCAGAAAGATATTCTCAACTTGGTCTACATTTGTGAATGCAACGGGTTACCCGAAGTGGCAAACTATTGGAAACAAGTTATTAAAGTTAACGATTACCAAAAGAGTCGTTTTGTGAACCGGATTGTTTCATCAATGTTTAACACGGTTTCAGGCAAAAAGATTGCGGTTTTGGGGTTTGCGTTCAAGAAAGACACGGGTGACACGAGGGAGACTCCTGCCATTGATGTGTGCAAAGGGTTGCTAGGAGATAAGGCTCATTTGAGCATATATGATCCACAAGTGACTGAAGAACAAATCCAGAGGGATCTTTCGATGAACAAGTTTGACTGGGACCACCCGGTGCACCTGCAGCCCATGAGCCCAAGCTCGGTGAAGCAAGTGAGTGTGGTGTGGGATGCGTATGAGGCGGCTAAGGGTGCACATGGACTCTGCATCTTGACCGAATGGGATGAGTTTAAGAACTTGGATTATAAGAAGATCTATGATAGTATGCCGAAACCTGCATTTGTGTTTGATGGAAGGAATGTTGTGAATCCACAGAAGCTTAGGGAGATTGGGTTCATTGTGTACTCAATTGGGAAGCCATTGGATTCATGGTTGAAGGATATGCCTGCTGTGGCATAA